Part of the Elusimicrobiota bacterium genome is shown below.
GCGGTCATAAAAGACCCATTCTGATTCATACCGTCAGAGAATTCTTCGAAGTGCCGGAAATCGAAATAAACCCCCACGAAAAAGCGGCTTAGTTACTGGAGGGAGGCGACGATGGCTTCGTTGGTGGGGTACTTTCGGAGAAGTTCGGTGAGCGCTTGAGCGGATTCCACTTCGCTCATGCTGGCCAGAGCGGCGCGCAGAGTGCGGCTCGCTTTGAGTTCTTCAGGGGTAAAGAGTTTTTCTTCTTTGCGGGTGCCCGACTCGCGGATGTTGAGGGCCGGGAAAATACGGCGGTCGGACACTTCTCGCGATAAAACCAGCTCCATGTTTCCGGTGCCTTTAAATTCCTGAAAGATCACGTCGTCCATGCGACTGCCGGTTTGTACGAGAATGGTGGCCAAAATACCAATGGACCCTGAAAATTCAATGTTGCGGGCCGTGCCGAAAATTTTTCGCGGGATAATGAGCCCCTGGGCGTCGACGCCGCCTGAGAGAGTTCGGCCATGACCCCGGACGGCGCTGTTATGAACCCGCGCCAAACGGGTCAGTGAGTCAATGAGGATCATGACATGTTTGCCTTCGGCGGCATGCTCAATGGCATCCTTCATTAACTGTTTGGCCACCGCGATGTGGTTCTCATAGGGTTGGTCCGAAGTGGACCAACGGACTTCAGCGGTTACGCTGCGGCGGAAATCGGTGACTTCTTCAGGGCGTTCGTCAATGAGCAAAACATAGACCTTCATTTCGGGTTCGGCCCCTGTGATGGCTTGGCAAATGTGTTTTAAAAACGTTGTTTTGCCTGATTTGGGGGGAGACACAATCAAACCTCTTTGTCCTTTGCCAATGGGACAAAGCAGATCCATGGCGCGGATGGTGGGCTCGGAAAGTCCTTTGGTCAGGTGAATTCTGGGGGCCGGATCAATTGATGTCCCAGAAAAAAACTTTACCTCCGCCGGTGATTCAACTTCTTTTTGAGGGGGCCGTTGGAACCGGGGGCGGTCAAAACGCTGTTGTCCGCCATTGTTGTTATGATGGTGGCGGTGTCCGTTGTTGGGCCCTCGATTGGGCATGCCACGACCCGAAGGTCCTTGTCCAGGGCCTCGGTTGGGACGGTTGTGATGAGGGTTTGGCGCACCACGCCGTTGATCTTTGTTCTGCCAGGTTCGGTTTTGCATGAATAAGGTAGGTCTAAAGTGGGCGGGAGCGTAGCATAAATTATGGCTTTGTCACCAATTTCTTTGGCGCAAGGTGATCCAGGCGAAGCAAAATGACAATTCCCAGTCCCAAGAAAAATAAGAAGAAGCCCAACGTAACCACCAATGTTTGTTTGATATTACCGGCACTTTGAGGAATCAAAAGAATCTCCACAGAGGGGCCCTCTACTCCGCCAGAATAGACGCCACTGATGGTGTAGGCTCCCGCTCGAGCGATGGCGAAATTGAACAAGGGCATTCCTTGAAAGCCCATTCGGTTGAACGTTTGGCCCCCGCTGTTCATGAGCACAGGAATCTCTTCATAGTCCTCTTTCGATAGGACACGAACGTCCAACTGGGTCAGGGCTTTAATGGGGATTTCCTTGGTACTCCGATGGCGATAAACGCCGGCATAAAGACCGGGGGTTTCAAGCTGGACTTCTTGAAAGCCTGGCAGCTGAAGGGTTTTCATGCGGCCTCCGCCCGTCAGGCCTTCATATAAACCGACCCCCAACACCACAAAAGAAACCACTATCGCGGTGATTCCACAGGTCATAAGAAATCCACGTTGAAGGAAAAAAGGAGTGGAATTTTTGTTTTTGATTTTTATTTCAGTGTTCCACATTGTGATTCTCCCGAATTATTTAGTCTTCCCATTGGGTATAAAAATTTCGAGGCCAGGCGTGTTTTTTGAGTTCCTGAACTGTCTGGGCCGACAGAGGTGGAGCTTCACCCACGGCGACGTTGGAGTCCACATTTTTTGATTTGCGCATACCAGGGATCACGGTTGACACCGCCGGTTGGCTTAATACAAATTTGAGCGCCAATTCTGACAGTGTTTTGGCTTCAGGGCCCAAAAATGATTTTAATTTTTCAACACGTTCCACTGTATGAATCAAACTGTCACCTTTGAAATATGACGCTCTGAAATCCCCTTGTTCAAATCTCGTATTTTTGTTGAACGCCCCGGTCAAACTTCCTTCATCAAAGGGAACACGGACGATAACCCCCACCTTGTGTTTAAGGCAAAGAGGGAATAATTTTTCCATGGGAGATTGATCGAAGATATTAAAGATCACCTGCACGGTATCAATGAGGCCCGAGGCCACCAATTCGAGTGCTGAATTTGGATCGTGATCATTGATCGAAACGCCAAACCCTCGAATTTTCCCGGATTTCTTAAGTTGTCCAATGGTTTCCTTCCATTCATCTTGATGAAGCCAAGCGTCGGACCAGACATGAAATTGTGTGAGGTCGAGAGTGTTCCGTTGAAGATATTTCAAACTTCTCTCCGTGCAAGAAACAATCCATTCTTTGGGGAACACTTCCTTGAGGGGGGTTTTGGGGCTCCCGGGCCATATCCCGTTTTTGGGGGGGATCTTTGTGGCGATCAGCGCTGGTTTTCCGGCCAAGGCTTGGGCCATCAATTTCTCGCTGTGGCCATCTCCATAAACAAAAGCTGTGTCAAAAAAATTAACACCCAATTCCCAGGCTCGTTTTAATGCATTGATGGATTCTGTGTCATCGGTAGGCCCCCACCAGGTACGGCCAATGCCCCATCCGCCATAGCCGATTTCAGAAACGTCCCAACCCAAGGCTCCCAACTTTCGGTTTCTCATGAGGCCTATTCTACGTTAGAAATTTCAAAGTCAACATGAGAACCGCGGCGGAACCGACCGGAATGGTGATGTTGTCATTGAGCGAAAGAAAACCATGTTCAAAATAAGTGGCGGCCAAGGCGCCCACAATAACGGGAGTCCATCCGAAATTGGGTTGGAGAAGTACGGCTCCCACCACGAAACACACCAAAAAGCAACCGATGCTTCCGCTGACCCGGCGTTGGGATTTCGGCCATTGCGGTCCCTGGATTCGCATGCCAATGAGGCTGGCCGCTCCGTCCCCCAATATCAGATACAACAAGGCGCTGGTGGTCACGGCGATGGGCTGGCTGATCGCAATGGTGAGCGTGACGCCCAAGAGCATCCAGAAAAGTCCTGAGAAATGAGACTTTTCTTTTTCCCTAAGAAGGTTCCCAAATATTCGTAACAGATGTTCATTTATAGAGGGGACTTTCAACCGATAATATTCCAACAGACCAACCAAAGCCAAAGCGGAGAGAAGAAGGAGGAGGTATGTGTTTTTTGGAATAAAAATGGCCCCCACCACATAGAGCAACCCCAAGAGATGAAAAATTTTTCGTTTGATTTCAGGCCACATGGGGGAGGTCAGAAATAAAAAGATTCTTTATCAATTGCCGTAAGTGACAAATTTCCACTTCTTTTTCATGCCGCATTAATTCTTTGAGGATTTGATTCGAAGAAATCAGTTTGGCTTCAAGCAAGACTTTCATTTGCTCGGTGTTGTACGGCCATAGAGCGACATATTCGTATTTTTTTATCAGCTCATTAAACGACGGAGACCTTTTGAGAAAGACCAAGCTGGCGTCATCCCAATAAACCAGAGCCCATTCTGTTCTGGGGAAAACCAAATTGGCCCAGGCGAATGGGAAAGGCGTTTTCCCTTGGGAGGGGATGACCATGGGATTGTAATCGACAATGGCATGATCGATCCCATAGGACGCCAGAAATTTTTGCCAAGCGCTTCCGTCGGCTGTAGACAGGAGGTCCGTGTCCAATTGGTGATGGTAAACCAAGAGTGAATGGAAAAGATAACGACCATCCATAAAAACCGGATGCGTGGGGCCCAGCGCCCATTCGATGGCCCCTCCCATATGATAGGTGTTGTAAAGTTTTCCAGAGATTTTGTTTTTTTGGATGAACTCACAGGCTCCAAATGGAAAGCGGTTCGTTTGTATTTTTCTGAAATTTTGATCAGGAGTTTTTGACAACAGGGCCCAGCACGCCGCGATGGACAGGGCCCAGCCAGTTATTTGAATGAATTTGAAAGATTTATGTTGGCCACGACTTTTTGCCCATGACGAAAAGAGGCAAATCAAAAATGGAAGGGCAAAGATTGGAAGAAGCACGGTGTTGCGCATGTGACGCGTTCCCCAAATGGCGAATAAGAGAAACACCGGTCCCCAAAATTTGGCTTCCTTTTGGCCCTGTAAAATTCCCCACGTTAAACCGAGGCCTCCCATTCCAAACAAAAACCAAAATGGAAGAGATTGATCGATGGCGGTGGGGGCCCATTCTTGAATAAAAAGAGGGGA
Proteins encoded:
- the iolS gene encoding Aldo-keto reductase IolS, yielding MRNRKLGALGWDVSEIGYGGWGIGRTWWGPTDDTESINALKRAWELGVNFFDTAFVYGDGHSEKLMAQALAGKPALIATKIPPKNGIWPGSPKTPLKEVFPKEWIVSCTERSLKYLQRNTLDLTQFHVWSDAWLHQDEWKETIGQLKKSGKIRGFGVSINDHDPNSALELVASGLIDTVQVIFNIFDQSPMEKLFPLCLKHKVGVIVRVPFDEGSLTGAFNKNTRFEQGDFRASYFKGDSLIHTVERVEKLKSFLGPEAKTLSELALKFVLSQPAVSTVIPGMRKSKNVDSNVAVGEAPPLSAQTVQELKKHAWPRNFYTQWED
- the rho_2 gene encoding Transcription termination factor Rho; its protein translation is MQNRTWQNKDQRRGAPNPHHNRPNRGPGQGPSGRGMPNRGPNNGHRHHHNNNGGQQRFDRPRFQRPPQKEVESPAEVKFFSGTSIDPAPRIHLTKGLSEPTIRAMDLLCPIGKGQRGLIVSPPKSGKTTFLKHICQAITGAEPEMKVYVLLIDERPEEVTDFRRSVTAEVRWSTSDQPYENHIAVAKQLMKDAIEHAAEGKHVMILIDSLTRLARVHNSAVRGHGRTLSGGVDAQGLIIPRKIFGTARNIEFSGSIGILATILVQTGSRMDDVIFQEFKGTGNMELVLSREVSDRRIFPALNIRESGTRKEEKLFTPEELKASRTLRAALASMSEVESAQALTELLRKYPTNEAIVASLQ